TGCACCTGGGCAGCATCGACTGCGAGGGCCCGCCTCCTGGACAGACCACGGGCTCCGCCGGGTGCGCCTTCCCCAACCGTCCCGAGATTGCCCTGGATGCGTTCGAGCCCGACACGGGCAAGGTCGTCCTGGACGTGGCCTCGCTCTTCGCCGACACCAACCTGGATGCCAACTCGGAGGTGAGCAACACCTCGATCGGGTGCATGTCGCAGAAGCAGGATCCGGACTGCACTCCCATCTTCCACCGGCTGGGACTCTCCCTGAACAGCGCGGCGCCCGCGCCGGCCCCTCAGTCCTTCATCCGGGCGGAATAGGTGAGCGCCATGACTTCACACACGCATCGGTGGACGGGAGTGCTGGTGGCGATGGCCTGGCTGGGCTCGGGCTGCGGAGACTCGGAGCATGAGCATGAGCCGGTGCCGGACACCTACGAGTGGCGGCTTCCCGTGGGCTTCCCCAAGCCCCGGGTTCCGGCGGACAACCCGATGACGGAGGCGAAGGTGGAGCTCGGCCGGCGCCTCTTCTATGACAATCGCCTGTCGCTCAACGGCACCCAGTCCTGCGGCTCGTGCCACCTGCAGTCCCTGGCCTTCACGGATGGCCTGAAGAATGCCGAGGGCAGCACCGGGCAGATCCACCGTCGCAATGCCCAGGGGTTGGCCAACGTCGCCTATGCCACGAGCCTCACCTGGGCGAACCCCTCCCTGACCACGCTGGAGCTCCAGGCCCTGACGCCGCTGTTTGGCACCGAGCCGGTGGAGCTGGGGTTCGCGGATCGGGAGGAGGAGCTGCTCGAGCGCCTGCGCGGAGACGCGGAGCTCGTCGGCCGCTTCGCGGAGGCCTTCCCCCAGAAGGCCGAGCCCGTGGTCCTGTCCTCCATCACGCACGCCCTGGCCTCCTTCCAGCGCGCGCTGCTCTCCGGCAACTCCCCGTACGACCGCTACGTCTACCGGGGGGAGTCGAACGCCCTCTCGGAGTCGGCGAAGCGTGGCATGGAGCTCTTCATGTCCGAGCGCCTGGAGTGCAACCACTGCCACTCCGGCTTCAACTTCATGGATGCGTCGGCCTCCGTGCTCACCGACACGCCCGTCCAGGCCTTCCACAACACCGGCCTCTACAACGAGGACGGGGAGGGGGCCTACCCCACCGTGGATCCGGGGGTCATCGAGCTGACGGGGAAGGACTCGGACATGGGGCGCTTCCGCGCCTCCTCGCTGCGCAATGTCGCCGTCACGGCCCCCTACATGCATGACGGCAGCATCGCGACGCTCTCCGAGGTGATCGACCACTACGCCGCCGGAGGCCGGGCGCGCATGATCCAGGGAGGCCAGCTGAGCCCGCTGCAGAGCGGCTTCGTGCGAGGCTTCACGCTGACGCAGGAGGAGCGGGCGGACCTCCTCGCCTTCCTGGAGGCCCTCACCGACACGGAGTTCCTGAGCGATCCTCGCTTCTCGGATCCCTTCGCGAAGCCCTGAGCCCTACTCGGGCTCGGGTGGCCCCAGCCTGGAGTCGGTGAGGAAGGACTCGTCCGTCAGCGCCTCGAGAAAGGCGAGGATGGCGGCCTTCTCACCGTCCTCCAGGCTCAGGCCTGGAGCGCCGTCGCCGCGCTGGAAGAGCGGATCCAGCGTGGCCGACGGCACCATGCCGTGGCGGTAGTGCTCCAGCACCGCGTCGAGCGTGGCCAGGCGCCCGTCGTGCATGTAGGGCGCCGAGCGAGTCACGTTCCGCAGCGTGGGAGTCTTGTAGCGCCCGTCATCCTCGGTGCTCAGGGTGATGCGGCCTCGTCCCCGCGTCACCTCCGTGTCCGAGCCGAACCGGGAGTCCAGGCCGTTGTTGTGGAAGGCGTTGTCCGTGAAGAGCTCCGTGCCGTGGCACGGCGCGCAGTGCCGCTGCACGAGCGCGAGCCCGGCCTCTTCCTGGGCGCTCAGCGCCTCGCCCGGCTCACCGCGCCGCCAGCGATCGTAGCGCGAGTCCGCGGACACCAGCGTCCGCTGGAACTGGGCGAGCGCCCGCAGGAGGTTGCTCAGCGACAGCCCGCCAGGCCCGAAGGCCGCCTCGAAGCGCCTCACCGCCTCGGGCTGCGCCGCCAGCCGCTCCATCAGCGCGGGGAGGTCGGCCTGGCCCAGCTCGTCGGGGTGGGTGAGGGGCGCGAGCGAGAGGGACTCGAGGTTCTTCATGCCCCCGTCCCAGAAGAGCTCTCCCACCCAGGCGAGGTTGACGAGCGGCGGGGTGTGCCGCGCGAGCGGCTGGCCCGTCACCCCGCGCCGCGACAGGGCCGCGTCATCCGAGAAGGCACGCGCCTGGTCGTGACAGCTGGCGCAGGAGACCTGCCCGGTGCTCGAGAGCGAGGGGGAATGAAACAACCACCGCCCCAAGGCGACCCCCTCGGGCGTGAGGGGATTTCCCTGAGGCGTTGGAAGGGAGGAGAAGCCCGCCGGCAGGTGCCGCGGGCCGGGCTCATCCTCCCCAGGGTGAAGCGGCGGTCCTCCGGGCTCCTCGCCGCACGCGCCCAGCAGGACGGGCAGCAGGAGCCCGGCGACCGCTCGCCGGAGCGCGCGAGGGCTCACCACCGATTCGGATTCTCCACCGACACCACCGAGAACATGTCCTTGAAGCCGTTGGACAGCGTCGCGCGAGCGGCGGCCTGCCCGGCGTTGATGGTGGGGGTGGTGGCGGGGCTGAGCTCACCGAAGAGGCGGGACACGTCCGCGCGCAGGTTCACGCTCAGGCGCTTCTTCGCGCTCACGGTGACCGGCGTGGTGAAGGTCTGCCGCGTGGTGCGGTAGTCGGCGTTGGTGCCCGTCTCCCACGCGAAGGTGCCGGTGCTGCCGTCCGTGGCGATGAACTCACCCTTGGTCTTGGTGAAGATGTAGCTGGTGAACCACATCCAGGTCAGCGTGGTCATGTTCCGGAGCATGTGCAGCTCTCCCGCCTGCAGGCTCAGGTCGTCGTTGTGGGTGGGATCCACGCCCACGCTGAACTCGATGGCGGTGTAGACGCCGGCGGGCACCGAGGACACGCTCAGCTGCTCGCGACGGTTGGCGGGGAGCTTCGGCCGAGACGGGCCGGACTCGGAGCCGCCCTCGATGGCCTGCTCCTTGATGACCTCCATCAGGTAGTAGCTGTCGGGCAGCGGCACCGCGGTGCCGTCCTGCTTGATGAGCTTGATGTTGGACAGCCAGTAGCGCAGCTCGGTGAAGGTGACCTTCTCTCCGGCCGCGGTGGTGTACTGCTGATCCAGCGCGAACGGCGCGCCGCCGAAGCTCAGCGCCGCGGAGAGCTCCAGGCTGCCGTCCAGGCCCGCGATGCGCGTCTCGAGGGCGGAGATCTCCGCCTTCGCCTTGTCGAGCTGCACGAGCACGCCCTGCCAGTCCTGGCTCGCCAGCAGGGCCTTCGCCTCGGCCAGCTGCGTGCGCAGCGAGTCCATCTGCGCGGTCATCTCCGCCTTCTCCTCCTGCGAGGCGTTGGCGTCCTGCTGCTGCCGCGCGACCTGGGCCTCCAGCTCGCGCACGCGGCCTTCCAGCTCCGAGACGTGCTGCTCGAGGCGCTGCTTCTCTTCGGCGGTGAGCGCGGGATCGGTGGTCTCGCTCTCTCCGCAGGCGGGAACGACGGTGAAGATCAATGCCGCGAACAGAAGCGCGCGGCCGATGGAGAAACTCGGCGTCGTGAGGGGGATGGTCATGGTGGCGCCATTGTTAACGAGGTCTCCGGCGACCTCGCCACGGCTAATCGCTTGCTACAGCGTCACCGTGCCATCGAGCGTGTCGCTGGAATCGAGGTGTTTCCCTGGAGATGAAATTTACAACTCCGTTACGAAAGGCCGAGCCTGGGAGGAAGGGTGGCCCGCGCCAGGCCGGAAATATTTCGTCATCTCGCGGAGGCAGGCCTGACATGCGCGCGTGTTAGGCCGCGGGCTCCTGCCGTCCCCGGCAGCGTTCCCTCCTGACAACGAGATGAAGCATGACCGCGTCCGCCACTCGCGAGGAGCCACTCCAGGCGCTCCTGGTCGAGGATGATGAGAAGCTGGCTCGACTGACGGCCCGCTACCTGGAACAACGAGGCGTCACCACCATCGTGGTCCGCTCGGGACCGGAGGCCCTGGTCGAGACGGCGCGCCGTCCTTTCGACGTCGTCCTGCTGGACATCATGCTCCCGGGCCGTGATGGGCTGGAGGTGTGTCGGGAGCTGAGGCAGCGCTCGCACGTGCCGATCATCATGGTGACGGCCCGGGATGAAGAGGCCGACCGCGTCCTCGGCCTGGAGCTCGGCGCGGACGACTACCTGTCCAAGCCCTTCTCCTCGAGAGAGCTGCTGGCGCGGATCCACGCTCAGGTCCGCCGGGCTCGGGGCAAGGCGGGGCCGGAGCAGGGCACGCTGCGCGTGGGCCGGCTGACGCTCGACACGCGCGGCTTCCAGGCCAACCTGGACGGAAGGCCCCTGAGCATCACCTCCCACGAGTTCTCCCTGCTGCGCGTGCTGGCCGAGCGGGCCGGGCAGGTGCTCACGCGCGAGAAGCTCCTGGAGCTCGCCAGGGGCAGCGCGGAGGAGGTGTTCGATCGCTCGGTCGACGTGCACATCTTCCGCATCCGCCAGAAGCTCGAGGAGAACCCGCGCCAGCCCCGGCTCCTCAAGACGGTGCGCGGCGCGGGCTACGTGCTGGTGGCGGGGGAGGAGCCATGAGCGAGCGTCCCGCGGCCTGGTACCACCGGCTGTTGCCGCGCATCTATCTCATCGGCGTGCTGCACTTCTCGCTCATCATGGGCGCGCTCACCCTGGCGAGGAACCTCCTGCTGCCGCCGCCCGATCAGCGGGAGGTGCAGCGGCAGGCCTCTCATCTGGCCCTGGAGCTGGCTCCGCTGCTCCATGCCTCTCCGGGATTCGAGGAGGGGGCCGCACGGGCCCGCCAGCGGCTGGGCGCACGCATCACCCTGCGTGACGCCCGGGGAGCGCTGCTGGCAAGCAACGTCGACGTACCCCACGCCCCGCTGCACGCGGCCGCCGTGGCGAGGCTCGAGCGGGAGCGGGTGCTCACGGTCGATGCGACAGCCACGGTCGGGGTGGCGATTCCAGAGCAGGGGGCCCTGAGCGCCTACGCCCTGGTCACCCTGCCCCGACGGGCGGCGACTCCGGAGCGGCTGGTGCTCCTGGGCTTCATCGTGCTCGTCTGCACGGCGTTGATGTCGCTGCTCATGGCTCGCACGCTGGTTGCGCCCTTGGAGCGGCTGGTGACGACGGCCCGGCGCTTCGGAGCGGGGGCCCTGGAGTCGCGCACGGGGCTGCATCGGCGTGACGAGCTGGGCCTGGTGGCCGAGGCCTTCGACGAGATGGCCGAGCGCATCACTCGGCTGCTGCGCTCCCAGAAGGAGCTGATCGCCAATGTGTCGCATGAGCTGCGCACCCCGCTGTCTCGCATCCGCGTGGCCCTGGATCTGGCCGCCGAGGGCGACGCGGCCGAGGCCCGGGAGGCGCTCGCGGACATCGCGGGGGACCTCGTCGAGCTGGAGCGCCTGGTGGGAGACGTGCTGACCATGGCGCGGCTCGAGCTCTCCCATGGCGCCGCCACCGGGGCCACGCCGCCCCTGCGCCGGGAGCCGGTGGAGGCCCGGGAGCTGCTGGACAGGGCCGCGGAACGCTTCCGCTCCGCGCGCCCGAACCACCGGCTGTCGGTGAGCGAGGAAGGGCCGTTGCCCGTCCTGCGGGCGGATCCGGTGCTCTTGCGTCGTGTGCTCGACAACCTGCTCGACAACGCGGGCAAGTACTCCGAGCCGGGGACGGAGGTTGCCCTGCGGGCCCAGGTGCGCGCGGGGTGCCTGGAGGTGGTGGTCATGGACGAGGGGATTGGCGTCGGAGAGCAGGATGTGCCGCATCTCTTCACTCCCTTCTTTCGAAGTGACCGCAGCCGGGCGCGCGATACCGGCGGAGTGGGCCTGGGGCTCACGCTCGCGCGTCGCGTCGCCGAGGCCCATGGAGGCAGCCTCGTGTTGGAGCGTCGCTCCGAGACAGGACTGCTCGCGAGGCTGCGCCTGCCCGTGGATGGCGCCGTGACGCGGGAGGCGGCCGGCCCCCCCCGCCTCGAGGGGACCGGCCCCGCGGCGGAGGTCAGGGCGAGTCGACGGTGACAGCCGCCGCGGTTGGCTTGAAGCTGCCCGCGCGCGCGCTGAGGTGCAGCACCTCTCCGGGCGTGGCGGGGAGGGCCAGAAGCGCCACGCCCTCCGCGTTCGTCTCCACCTCCCTGCCTGCGATGGAGACGGTGGCGCCGAGCACCGGCCTTGCCGTCGGGTCATCCGCCACTCGCGCCGCCACTCGCACCGTCACCTCGGCCCACCCGGCGGTGGAGCCGGTGGCGCGGGCCTCCAGCAGCTCGAGCGGCGGCTGGGGTGTGAGCGGGCAGGAGTCCTGGGTCGGCACACCCTCCAGCCGGTGTCCGTTCACCTCACTCACCACCTGGCCCTGGAACGGGATGCGCTCGTGCTCCGCCAGCGCTCCCAGGAGGGTGAGGGTGCCGCGCAGGAAGCCGGTGTTCCTGCCTCGCACCGTCAGGTCGGCCTCCCAGCGGCCCAGCAGGATGGGGGAGGGCGTGGTCAGCGACTCCGTCCCGCTCAGGAAGCTCTCCCCATCATCCGAATAGTCGCTGTAGCGCACCCGCCAGCTCCCGCCCGAGAAGCTCCCCAGGAAGGT
This genomic stretch from Hyalangium gracile harbors:
- a CDS encoding methanobactin export MATE transporter MbnM, whose product is MTSHTHRWTGVLVAMAWLGSGCGDSEHEHEPVPDTYEWRLPVGFPKPRVPADNPMTEAKVELGRRLFYDNRLSLNGTQSCGSCHLQSLAFTDGLKNAEGSTGQIHRRNAQGLANVAYATSLTWANPSLTTLELQALTPLFGTEPVELGFADREEELLERLRGDAELVGRFAEAFPQKAEPVVLSSITHALASFQRALLSGNSPYDRYVYRGESNALSESAKRGMELFMSERLECNHCHSGFNFMDASASVLTDTPVQAFHNTGLYNEDGEGAYPTVDPGVIELTGKDSDMGRFRASSLRNVAVTAPYMHDGSIATLSEVIDHYAAGGRARMIQGGQLSPLQSGFVRGFTLTQEERADLLAFLEALTDTEFLSDPRFSDPFAKP
- a CDS encoding cytochrome-c peroxidase, which translates into the protein MVSPRALRRAVAGLLLPVLLGACGEEPGGPPLHPGEDEPGPRHLPAGFSSLPTPQGNPLTPEGVALGRWLFHSPSLSSTGQVSCASCHDQARAFSDDAALSRRGVTGQPLARHTPPLVNLAWVGELFWDGGMKNLESLSLAPLTHPDELGQADLPALMERLAAQPEAVRRFEAAFGPGGLSLSNLLRALAQFQRTLVSADSRYDRWRRGEPGEALSAQEEAGLALVQRHCAPCHGTELFTDNAFHNNGLDSRFGSDTEVTRGRGRITLSTEDDGRYKTPTLRNVTRSAPYMHDGRLATLDAVLEHYRHGMVPSATLDPLFQRGDGAPGLSLEDGEKAAILAFLEALTDESFLTDSRLGPPEPE
- a CDS encoding MbnP family protein, which gives rise to MTIPLTTPSFSIGRALLFAALIFTVVPACGESETTDPALTAEEKQRLEQHVSELEGRVRELEAQVARQQQDANASQEEKAEMTAQMDSLRTQLAEAKALLASQDWQGVLVQLDKAKAEISALETRIAGLDGSLELSAALSFGGAPFALDQQYTTAAGEKVTFTELRYWLSNIKLIKQDGTAVPLPDSYYLMEVIKEQAIEGGSESGPSRPKLPANRREQLSVSSVPAGVYTAIEFSVGVDPTHNDDLSLQAGELHMLRNMTTLTWMWFTSYIFTKTKGEFIATDGSTGTFAWETGTNADYRTTRQTFTTPVTVSAKKRLSVNLRADVSRLFGELSPATTPTINAGQAAARATLSNGFKDMFSVVSVENPNRW
- a CDS encoding response regulator transcription factor, with amino-acid sequence MTASATREEPLQALLVEDDEKLARLTARYLEQRGVTTIVVRSGPEALVETARRPFDVVLLDIMLPGRDGLEVCRELRQRSHVPIIMVTARDEEADRVLGLELGADDYLSKPFSSRELLARIHAQVRRARGKAGPEQGTLRVGRLTLDTRGFQANLDGRPLSITSHEFSLLRVLAERAGQVLTREKLLELARGSAEEVFDRSVDVHIFRIRQKLEENPRQPRLLKTVRGAGYVLVAGEEP
- a CDS encoding sensor histidine kinase; the encoded protein is MSERPAAWYHRLLPRIYLIGVLHFSLIMGALTLARNLLLPPPDQREVQRQASHLALELAPLLHASPGFEEGAARARQRLGARITLRDARGALLASNVDVPHAPLHAAAVARLERERVLTVDATATVGVAIPEQGALSAYALVTLPRRAATPERLVLLGFIVLVCTALMSLLMARTLVAPLERLVTTARRFGAGALESRTGLHRRDELGLVAEAFDEMAERITRLLRSQKELIANVSHELRTPLSRIRVALDLAAEGDAAEAREALADIAGDLVELERLVGDVLTMARLELSHGAATGATPPLRREPVEARELLDRAAERFRSARPNHRLSVSEEGPLPVLRADPVLLRRVLDNLLDNAGKYSEPGTEVALRAQVRAGCLEVVVMDEGIGVGEQDVPHLFTPFFRSDRSRARDTGGVGLGLTLARRVAEAHGGSLVLERRSETGLLARLRLPVDGAVTREAAGPPRLEGTGPAAEVRASRR